In a genomic window of Microterricola viridarii:
- a CDS encoding DUF4389 domain-containing protein — protein sequence MLIGLFVGVIMLYPWDVFLDWQGGPPSGGYSVFNLLVVIAGTLLLVTGRYPRPLFEFLVGVSRWVYRTLAYLGLMTDVYPPFRLDSGGREPG from the coding sequence GTGCTGATCGGCCTGTTCGTCGGCGTCATCATGCTCTACCCGTGGGACGTGTTCCTGGACTGGCAGGGCGGGCCGCCGAGCGGCGGCTACTCCGTTTTCAACCTGCTCGTGGTGATCGCGGGGACATTACTGCTGGTCACCGGCCGGTACCCGCGACCACTGTTCGAGTTCTTGGTCGGCGTGAGCCGCTGGGTCTACCGGACGCTCGCGTACCTCGGGCTGATGACCGACGTGTATCCGCCGTTCCGCCTGGACTCCGGCGGGCGGGAGCCCGGTTGA
- a CDS encoding RNA polymerase sigma factor yields MEPIGDERTFQGMSTSDEDDWALACAGDSAAFGALFDRHHARVLRHCLRLVPLAHEAEDVAAMVFLECWRKRRQVRFVDGSLLPWLLVTATNVARNASRSARRYHALLARLPAPEESHRPDDAVDEDVRAAFLALSGTDREILTLRVLEGFSEAEAARALGIALGTAKSRLARAKARLAAGLGEAEVPAGFATPAAAPLTEAQR; encoded by the coding sequence ATGGAACCGATCGGCGACGAGCGGACATTCCAGGGTATGAGCACAAGCGACGAAGACGACTGGGCGCTGGCGTGTGCCGGCGACTCGGCCGCTTTCGGCGCCCTCTTCGACCGGCACCACGCCCGCGTGCTGCGGCACTGCCTGCGCCTCGTTCCGCTGGCGCACGAGGCGGAGGATGTCGCGGCCATGGTCTTCTTGGAGTGCTGGCGGAAGCGCCGCCAGGTGCGCTTCGTCGATGGCTCGCTGCTGCCCTGGCTGCTGGTGACGGCGACGAATGTCGCGCGCAACGCGAGCAGGAGTGCCCGTCGCTATCACGCACTGCTGGCGCGGTTGCCGGCGCCGGAGGAGTCGCATCGCCCCGACGATGCAGTTGACGAGGACGTCCGCGCTGCGTTTCTCGCTCTGTCGGGCACGGACCGCGAGATTCTGACTCTTCGCGTTCTGGAGGGATTCAGCGAGGCCGAGGCCGCTCGCGCGTTGGGCATCGCCCTCGGAACGGCCAAGTCGAGGCTGGCCCGCGCGAAAGCTCGACTCGCGGCCGGGCTCGGAGAGGCTGAGGTGCCCGCCGGCTTCGCGACACCCGCAGCCGCACCGCTGACGGAGGCACAACGATGA
- a CDS encoding DUF4389 domain-containing protein, which yields MITRSPVRLEAARDPRLSRWLWLVKMILAIPHYLILLGLTAALVVTTVVSGAAILVTGRYPRRLFDFAVGVLRWHWRVGFYVYAGLGTDRYPPMTLAQTDYPAEFSVDYPERLSRPACSSNGCSGSHTWC from the coding sequence ATGATCACCCGCTCTCCGGTGCGGCTCGAGGCCGCCCGCGATCCACGGCTCTCTCGGTGGTTGTGGCTGGTGAAGATGATCCTTGCGATCCCGCACTATCTGATTCTGCTCGGCCTCACCGCAGCGCTCGTGGTCACCACCGTCGTCTCCGGCGCCGCGATCCTCGTGACCGGGAGGTATCCGCGGCGGTTGTTCGACTTCGCCGTCGGGGTGCTCCGCTGGCACTGGCGAGTCGGCTTCTACGTCTACGCCGGCCTCGGAACCGACCGGTACCCGCCCATGACGCTCGCCCAGACCGACTACCCGGCGGAGTTCTCCGTTGACTATCCCGAGCGCCTGTCGCGCCCCGCGTGCTCGTCAAATGGCTGCTCGGGATCCCACACCTGGTGCTGA
- a CDS encoding NAD(P)-dependent alcohol dehydrogenase, with translation MKAAVYHRFGGPDVVRVEQVPQPEVGATEVLIRVRATTVSAADRRARSKDVPAGLALPSSLVLGIRRPRRPILGMDVAGVVESVGARVTRFRPGDEVVAMLGSRFAGHAEFAVADESSAIALKPTTASFAEAVALVFGGITARAFLNQTRVEPGSSVLVNGASGAVGSAAVQLCAAAGAQVTAVSSAGNAELVRSLGADSTVDYNAADFAGGPDRYDIVIDCVGNAPVSRVRPVLRPCGAVLLVAGNLRSLVTAPAQARRHGLTVATAPGPYLASDLEHLGCLLDAGRLRAVIDRRYPLDEIAAAHRRVDTNRKRGNVVIDVG, from the coding sequence ATGAAGGCCGCCGTGTACCACCGCTTCGGCGGACCGGACGTTGTGCGCGTCGAGCAGGTGCCCCAGCCGGAGGTCGGCGCCACCGAGGTGTTGATCCGGGTGCGGGCGACCACCGTCAGTGCCGCCGACCGGCGCGCACGCAGCAAGGACGTGCCAGCAGGGTTGGCACTTCCGTCCTCCCTGGTTCTCGGGATCAGGCGCCCCCGGCGGCCGATCCTCGGCATGGATGTCGCCGGCGTTGTTGAGTCGGTCGGGGCGCGGGTGACCCGGTTCCGGCCCGGCGACGAGGTGGTCGCCATGCTCGGCAGCCGTTTCGCCGGGCACGCGGAGTTCGCCGTCGCCGACGAGTCCAGCGCCATCGCCCTCAAACCCACCACCGCGAGCTTCGCCGAGGCGGTGGCCCTGGTGTTCGGCGGCATCACCGCGAGGGCCTTCCTCAACCAGACCCGCGTGGAGCCCGGCAGCAGCGTGCTGGTCAACGGCGCCTCCGGTGCCGTCGGCTCCGCGGCGGTTCAACTGTGCGCCGCCGCCGGCGCCCAGGTGACCGCTGTCAGCAGCGCCGGCAATGCCGAGCTGGTGCGCTCGCTCGGGGCCGACAGCACCGTTGACTACAACGCCGCCGACTTTGCAGGCGGGCCCGATCGCTACGACATTGTGATCGACTGTGTCGGCAACGCGCCCGTGTCCCGGGTGCGCCCGGTGCTGAGGCCCTGCGGGGCCGTCCTGCTGGTGGCGGGCAACCTCCGCTCGCTCGTGACGGCGCCCGCGCAGGCGAGGCGACACGGGCTGACGGTCGCAACCGCACCCGGGCCCTACCTGGCATCCGACCTCGAGCACCTCGGGTGCCTCCTGGACGCGGGTCGGCTCCGTGCGGTGATCGATCGCCGCTACCCTCTCGACGAGATCGCCGCCGCGCACCGGCGCGTCGACACCAACCGCAAGCGTGGCAACGTCGTCATCGACGTCGGCTGA